The following are encoded together in the Girardinichthys multiradiatus isolate DD_20200921_A chromosome X, DD_fGirMul_XY1, whole genome shotgun sequence genome:
- the LOC124862861 gene encoding C-Jun-amino-terminal kinase-interacting protein 4-like: MPPPGSADSGSDDPPSESSDTATSEPKTYLVMSGGEGYIDFRIGDEGSELDGLSEQASSQPVAPAKAERSHLIVWQVATPHE, encoded by the exons ATGCCACCTCCGGGCAGTGCAGATTCAGGTTCTGATGATCCTCCATCTGAATCCTCAGACACAGCAACCTCTGAACCCAAAACATACCTGGTCATGAGCGGAGGAGAAGGTTACATTGACTTTAGAATCG GCGATGAAGGCAGCGAGCTGGACGGTTTATCCGAGCAGGCCAGCAGCCAGCCGGTGGCGCCCGCCAAGGCCGAGCGAAGCCACCTCATCGTCTGGCAGGTTGCCACCCCTCATGAGTGA